The following is a genomic window from Opitutaceae bacterium.
GCGCTCGTCCGCCGGATATCGGAAAACGGCTCGAAACGTCTGCCGCCCCAGCAGTCCAAGACACACGAGAAAAACCAGTGCTCCCGGCACCCGAGCAGGCCGCCACGCCATGACGCCGGCCAGCAGCCAGGCCGCAAGCATCGCCATCGGCGGAATGAAGTGAATGACAATCCACGGCGTCTTGTACGGTGTCACCGAAAGTATCGCCGCAATGATCACCAGGTAAACGGCTGCTCCGCGCGCGAAGCGGTTCGCAGAGAAGAGCGCCGCCACGCCACCGGTCACCGCAAGTCCAAGGAAAAGCGTTTGATCCCAAACCTGGCCACCGCGCCGCTGCCACCAAAAAAGGTCAGCATAGTACCACCACGGCTTGTCATGTCCCGCGCGCTCCGAGGCAACGCGCGTCATCATTTCCGAATAGGTCGCAAGAGCATCCTTCAGCCCCGCGGCATGCGTGAAGAAGGAGGAATAGAAACACACGAACACCACTGCAAACGCCCCGGCTCCCCAAGCCAGCAGCGCCGCCGAGCGTGGCCCTGGCCTGCCTTCATCATCCGATCCACCCGCACCGCGTTTCCGCACCAAAAGCCAGGCCACGACCGCGGCAAACACGAAGAAAGGCGCACTCGCCTTGGTCGCCTGCATGAGACCGAGAAACGCCCCGGTGGCCACCGCCCATCCCGCCGCGCGCACGCGCACTGTCCGGCAGGCGCAGATCCACGCCGCGAGACTGAACGTGACGAGCAGCGTTTCCTGAATGAAATACCGGCTGTAATACACCGACGCCGGAGCCATGGCCACCATGGCCGCCGCCATCACCGCCGCCCATTTCCCCAGAGGCGACGCAACCGCAGCCAGCAGCATCACCCCGGCAATTCCAAACAGCGCCGGAGTGACACGGACCGTCGTCTCGGTCAAAGCCGCCAGCGTCGTTTCTCCAGTCACCCAGGCCGGAATCAGCGCCGCATAGTACAGCGTGGGGCCATGATGATCGTGTGGATCGAAACGATACTCCCCCGTCTCAAGCAGCCGCCCCAGCTTCACGGCCTGGTTCGCCTCATCGGCATGCATCGGCCGCGCATCGAGGTCGACGAGCCGCAGCCATGCCGCAATCACAACGACCGCAGCCATCGCGACCCATGCCATGCACGATCGTGTCGAAAAGGCCCCGGCGCTCATCTTGCAGTGAGCAGGATCCGCAATGAAAAACGCGTCGAGCGCAAATGTGCCCGACGCGTCGGTGCGTCCCTCCAGTCGTTTCCGGAGGAGCCGGCTATTTCAGAGGCAGATTCCTCAGGTATTCGATGCTCTTCGGCACATTGCTGAGCGGCGCCAGCGTCTCGTCCTCAATGAAGAAATGCTTGATGCCGAGATTGACCGCCACACCAAGAAGCTTTGGCCAGTCAATTTCCCCCTGGCCCACCGCCACATTGTCGGTCGGCGGCGCCTTGCCGAGTATCTTGCCGCGCTGCGCTCCCCTGCGCATGTCCTTGACGTGCAGCGCCACCCAGCGGGTCGGATATTTCTTCAGCAGGCTGACGGGATCCACACCGGAATGATAGACCCAGAAGACATCCATCTCGAAAAACACGAGCTTCGGATCAGTCGCGTTGATGAGCACGTCAAACACCCAGTCAGCCCCCGGCGTCTCTGATTTGCGGAACTCAAACCCATGCGGATGATAGCCGAACTTGAGCCCCGCTTTCTTGAACGCCGCGCCCCAGGCATTGAACTTCTCCGCGGCTAGGCGGGCAGCCGCATCATCAAAATCGTCCTTATGCGGAATCGACGGCACAATCCCGTAGGTCACGCCCAGCTCTTTCAGATCGCGAATCGTGCCATCGAGGTCCTTCTCAAGCAGCGGCATACCCACATGAGCAGCCACGGGCTTGAGTCCGCGTTCATCGAGCAGTTTCTTGTAATCCGCGGCGGAAAGGCCGACTGTACCCGCCAGTTCCACCTCCTTCAGTCCCCACGACTTCACCAGATCGAGCGGCGGTATCGCGCCCTCCTTTGCTGTCATGGCACGCAGGCTGTAGAGCTGAATTCCGACATTGTCCCTGACCACCTTCGCCGTGTTGGCGGAAAAGGCGGCCGATGTTAAAATGACAGAGGACACAAGAGTGGAGGTCAGGATTCGGAGTAACATGGTAAGGCGACTATCCTGCGACCAGCCGCGGCGGGCAAGCCCCGAGTCGCGCCAGGATTGCAAGCCCGGCGCTTGCGTCCGCTCCCAAGGCGTTCACGGCTTGCCTCGCCTCCGCAGGGCGTGCATGCCGTTTGAATGGCAAGTTCCCTTCCCACACAGCTCGCAAACGTCACCGCCCACACCAAGGCCAACATCTATTTCGACGGCAGGGTCGTCAGCCACACCCTCATCCTTGCCGACGGAGCAAAGAAGACGTTGGGGCTCATTTATCCCGGTTCCTATCACTTCGGAACCGGCGCTCCGGAGCGCATGGAGATTGTCGCCGGCAAATGCCGCGTGACCCTCGATGGACAGAAGGCCGAAACAGAGCATGCCGCGGGTGCCACCTTCCTGGTTCCTGGAAAGAGCGGATTCGCCATAAGCGTGGACAGCGGCATCTGCGAATACATCTGCTCGTTCCTCTGATTTTCCGTCGACAGCGGAACTGCTATTACAGGCAGAATCAGCCGCGAAACCAAGGCCGGCTCAGGCGATCGCATGGCCGGAAAGGCAATTTCCCTCACCTGACAATCACGATCCTTCCAGCAGACTTCGATTGGCGCCACTGATCATGCCATCATGAGTGGGCAGCGTATTTCGAGAGAAGCGCAGCCAGCCTGCGCCGCAGTTCCGCAGCATCATAGTCCGGCTGGGCTGTCACCGTGAGGAACGCCAGTCCATTTCTGGCAAAGGCGTTCTCGACAAAGTAGCCCTGCTTTGCCGGTCCCTCCCCGCGTCGGGAATCCTCCCGAAACGCGATTCCGGCCAGTGGGGAGAAGTTCTCCGCCCGCACAAGGAGGAAATCCACACTCTGAGCGCGCAGTCGATCCGCCGATTCCCGCCGTCGCGTGGCATCCAGCCCCCGCCGAGGAGCGAAGATGTCCGCAAGCCTGACCTTCACCAGCACACCCACACCTGCAGGAAGCTGCGCTGCAAGGATTCCAAGGAAATGCCGCTCCGCGGGCGACAGCACCGAACCAAACAGTTCGCAGTCGGCCGAGGATCCCTTCTCTCCCGAATCCGGGGTCGAACGCACCTTCATCAGTGCGAGAAAAAAAGTGGCGGCACCCACTGCGACAATGATGAGAATGAGAACCTTCATGCGAGGGGGTCCCATTGAGCAGATCCAGCCGGCAAATATCGAGCCTGCGGAAAGTCCGATGAGGACTCCGCACTTGTTCAATCTGCAGGTCCCAAATCACTTCGCGCAGCACTTCGCCACGCTTCCGGCCCGCAAATCTGCGCCTACCAGCGGACTGTCACTCAGGAGCCTGCCTCGCTCACCAGCAGGGTCGCATCCTTGCTCATTTCGCCAACCATCGACCGTCGTGTAGCCAACTGGCGCTTGCGCGATTCAATTTGCGCCTTCAGCACATCGAAACTGGGTCGCGCGGTGCGTCCATCGGGAAGGATTCGAACAACACCCAGTTCCAGCGCGCGACGAAAGAGCATGTCCCTCGTCTGCACTCCCAGTTTTCGCATCAAGCGCTTGCGGTGCGAGTGCACACTCGAAGGTTCGATGCCCAGCCGCTCGCTCGCGATCTTGTCGTCACACCCATCTCCAATAACCGACAGGACCATGCGCTCCGTATCGGTCATCTGCGAGTAAAGGAGGTGGAGCGCTCCATCGCTGCTCAGGAGCAGTTCGTGAAACGTCGGACTCAGGTAGCGGCGACCCTGCGCCATGTGGGCGATCGCCAGGGCAAACCGTTCAGGTGCATCATGAACCGTGTCGAAAACCGAGATTCTTCGGAATTCACGGAGGAGCGCGAGCATCTGCGCGTCCTTTCGCAATGTGACCAGCAACAACCCACGCACCGCCGACGACTGGGCCATCGTGTAGATCAACGGCAAACCATCACCGTCATCGAAACTGAGCCCGGCAATCACAAGATCATAGGCATGTCGCGTCAGGCAATCGCGCGCCGCCCCTGAGGAAAAAACCGTCTCCGTCCGCGCACCCGGATAGAACTCGAGCACCGCATCCGCAAGAAACCGCGCGTAGAGGCAATCCCACTTGATGATCAATACGCGTTCCATGCGCATCAGTTGTTGCCATTATATGGCAACAATCCAGCTATTTCTATGGCACTTTCTGATTCTCCCGCCCCAATTCAGGGCACCTCATGCCTGTAGGCAAATGCGGGGAGGGATACCAAGGACTGTGAGCGACTGAGCGAACATCATGGATTTCTGGCGGATAAGAAGTCGATAGAGGAGGGAAAGGACGCCGATGGCGGGAAGCGCCATCGGCGGCGTGGATGGATCAGGAGGGATTCTTCTGGGCGGCGGTCCTTCCGCGCGGTAGGATTTTCCTTCGATGACAACGGTGTGAGCGTGGTGGAGGAGGCGATCGAGGATGGCGGAGGTGATGCCGGCGTCGTTGTTGAAGATCGTGGGCCAGCTCTTGTAGGCCTTGTTGGTGGTGACGATGATCGAGCCTCGCTCGTAGCGCTGGC
Proteins encoded in this region:
- a CDS encoding TIGR03663 family protein, giving the protein MAWVAMAAVVVIAAWLRLVDLDARPMHADEANQAVKLGRLLETGEYRFDPHDHHGPTLYYAALIPAWVTGETTLAALTETTVRVTPALFGIAGVMLLAAVASPLGKWAAVMAAAMVAMAPASVYYSRYFIQETLLVTFSLAAWICACRTVRVRAAGWAVATGAFLGLMQATKASAPFFVFAAVVAWLLVRKRGAGGSDDEGRPGPRSAALLAWGAGAFAVVFVCFYSSFFTHAAGLKDALATYSEMMTRVASERAGHDKPWWYYADLFWWQRRGGQVWDQTLFLGLAVTGGVAALFSANRFARGAAVYLVIIAAILSVTPYKTPWIVIHFIPPMAMLAAWLLAGVMAWRPARVPGALVFLVCLGLLGRQTFRAVFRYPADERNPLAYVHSGPDVKKVPALAERAPPGAVKVISEEYWPLPWYLRRRPEVGYWTTIPENCDGSLIFVSADYAEEVRHRLKGKYRQGYLGLRPGFVLVTLVAEE
- a CDS encoding sugar phosphate isomerase/epimerase, whose amino-acid sequence is MLLRILTSTLVSSVILTSAAFSANTAKVVRDNVGIQLYSLRAMTAKEGAIPPLDLVKSWGLKEVELAGTVGLSAADYKKLLDERGLKPVAAHVGMPLLEKDLDGTIRDLKELGVTYGIVPSIPHKDDFDDAAARLAAEKFNAWGAAFKKAGLKFGYHPHGFEFRKSETPGADWVFDVLINATDPKLVFFEMDVFWVYHSGVDPVSLLKKYPTRWVALHVKDMRRGAQRGKILGKAPPTDNVAVGQGEIDWPKLLGVAVNLGIKHFFIEDETLAPLSNVPKSIEYLRNLPLK
- a CDS encoding pyrimidine/purine nucleoside phosphorylase; this encodes MASSLPTQLANVTAHTKANIYFDGRVVSHTLILADGAKKTLGLIYPGSYHFGTGAPERMEIVAGKCRVTLDGQKAETEHAAGATFLVPGKSGFAISVDSGICEYICSFL
- a CDS encoding DUF2726 domain-containing protein; protein product: MKVLILIIVAVGAATFFLALMKVRSTPDSGEKGSSADCELFGSVLSPAERHFLGILAAQLPAGVGVLVKVRLADIFAPRRGLDATRRRESADRLRAQSVDFLLVRAENFSPLAGIAFREDSRRGEGPAKQGYFVENAFARNGLAFLTVTAQPDYDAAELRRRLAALLSKYAAHS
- a CDS encoding response regulator transcription factor — encoded protein: MERVLIIKWDCLYARFLADAVLEFYPGARTETVFSSGAARDCLTRHAYDLVIAGLSFDDGDGLPLIYTMAQSSAVRGLLLVTLRKDAQMLALLREFRRISVFDTVHDAPERFALAIAHMAQGRRYLSPTFHELLLSSDGALHLLYSQMTDTERMVLSVIGDGCDDKIASERLGIEPSSVHSHRKRLMRKLGVQTRDMLFRRALELGVVRILPDGRTARPSFDVLKAQIESRKRQLATRRSMVGEMSKDATLLVSEAGS